The sequence GCTGAGGCCGCTCCTCCGCGAGACCCGCTATGTACGCCAGGCCGAGGTGGCCGGGCCGGGCTTCATCAATTTCTTCCTCTCCCGGGCGTGGCTCGAGGACGCGATCCGGGCCGTGCATGCCGCGGGTTCCGCCTATGGGACAAGCCATGTGGGAGCTGGCAAGCGCGTGCAGGTTGAGTTCGTGAGCGCCAACCCGACCGGCCCGATGAACGTCGTGAACGCCCGCGCGGCAGCGGTGGGTGCCGCTCTCGCGAATGTCCTGAAGGCCGTGGGGTATGACGTGAGCACCGAGTACTATATCAATGACGCCGGAAACCAGGTGGCCGTGCTTGGAGAGTCCGTCGAGCTGAGGTACAGGCAGCTTCAGGGGGAGCACGTGGACTTTCCCGAGAAGTGCTACCAGGGCTCGTACATCATAGACATTGCGCGCGAGGCCGCCGCTGAGCACGGCGAGACGCTGAAGGCGATGACCCCTGTAGAGCGGACGCGGTTCTTCCGGGAATTCGCGCTCTCGAGGATGCTCGAAAGCCAGAAGCGGTCGCTTTCCCGGTTCGGCGTGGACTTCGATGTGTGGTTCAGCGAGCGCAAGCTGGTCGAGGGCGGTGCTCACCAGGAGATGCTGAGGATTCTCCGAGAGAGGGGCATGGTGTACGAGAAAGACGGCGCGGTGTGGCTCTGTAGCACGAAGTTCGGTGACGATAAAGACAGGGTGCTTGTGAAGAAGGACGGCGAGTACACCTATCTTGCCGGCGACATAGCTTACCACAAGAACAAGCTCGACCGAGGCTTCGATCTGGTCATCGACATCTGGGGGCCCGACCATCACGGGCATGTAGTGCCGACCCGGGCGGGCATCCAGGCTCTCGGGTACCCCGGCGAGCGCCTTGAAGTGCTGCTCCTGCAGTTCCTGTCCATTCTGTCGGGCGGCGAACGCGTGAAGATGTCGAAACGCGCGGGCGAGTTCGTGACCATGGACGAGCTCGTTGACGAGGTGGGGCGGGACGCAGCGCGCTATTTCATGCTTATGCGCAACATCGAAAGCCATCTCGATTTCGACCTCGAGCTCGCCAAGAGACAATCACAGGAGAACCCCGTGTACTACGTCCAGTACGCCCATGCGCGGATCTGCAGCATATTCAGGCAGGCCGATGAAAACGGGGTCAAGTGGGAGAGCGAGAGCGCGTCGGAGACGGACCTCTCCCGCCTGGAGGAGGAGATAGAGCTAGATATCGCCCGCAAGATTGCGGCTTACCCGGATGAGGTCGTCACAAGCGCGGCGGAGCGCGCACCGAACAGGCTCGCAAAGTACGCTCTGGACCTTGCAGGATTGTTCCATTCATTCTACAATAGTTGCAGGGTGATGAGTGACGACGCCGGCCTGACAGCCGCAAGGCTCGCGCTTTCCGGAGCGGTTGGCATTGTTCTACGGAACTGCCTCGGCATCCTGGGCATTTCCGCGCCGGAGAAAATGTGAGCGTGTGGTGTGCCGCAACAGGAGGTCGCGATGTCAGGACCGAAAGACGAGGTAGTGAGGGCAGGTGCCGTGGTAGGGGCGTCTGTTAAGGATGCCTATGGGTACCTCGGCACCGTGGTGCTCGTGAGCCTTGCGTGGTTCGGGTGGTTCGCGTGCGGCGCGCTCTTCTTGAGCTTATTCGTGAAGTCCCTCGTTGTTATCGTGCCAGCGCTGGTGGTTCTTGCCGCCCCGCCACAAGGGGCGGCCTTTCACGTGATAGCGCTTATCATGGACGGACAGGACGTCGCGCCCCGTGATTTCCTCGAGGGCCTGAAGAGGTTTTCATGGCGGTCGCTGGCCATCGTTGGGGCGCACGTAGGGCTCTTTGTCGTGGTCGTGGTGGACGTGCTCTGGTTCGTCTCGCGGCCGGGCACCCTGTTTAAGGTCGTGGGCGGCTTATGGCTGTATGCGCTCCTCTTCCTCGCCATGATGACACCTTACCTCCTACCTATCGCGGTCCAGCAGGACACCGGGTTCCGGAAAGCTTTCAAGAGAGCTGCGCTTCTCGCGCTTGCGAACCCTTTCTATTCGCTTCTGGTTGTGGTCTTCGAGATGGCTGTTACCGTCCTGTGTGTGATCATCGCCCCGGCGTTCAGCCTGCTTTACATGGGCCTGGTCGCTTTCGCGAGCAACCGCGCCACGCGGGCGCTTCTCGACAAGTACGGGGTGCTGGCCGGCGAAGACCCGGGGCACGATGCCAACTCGAAATAGCGGGGGGTGTCCTTGTGATTGCGAAGGCCATGCTTGCTAGTGCGGTGGTTCTCGCTGCGGGGTGTGTCCTAAGCGATGTTGTAAAGGCCGCCTCGGGCGGGCAGGTCACGGTCAGGTGGTACGGGCACGCGTGCTTCCTCATTACATCGTCGACAGGCGTCAAGGTGTTGACCGATCCCTTTGACGCGACCGTCGGATATCCCGTGCCGCAGGTTGAAGCGGATGTCGTGACCTCGAGCCACGACCACTTTGATCACAACAACGTGTCGGCCGCGCGCGGAAACCCGGTAGTGTTGAAGGGAAAGGGCAGGTATGAAGGGGCCGGCATCAAGGTTTACCCTGTGGCGAGCTTCCATGACACCGAGCGGGGGGCCAAGCGGGGTCCGAACACCATATTCGTGATTGAGATCGATGGTATCAGGATAGCCCACATGGGCGACATTGGTCACGATCTTTCCAGACAGCAGTTGGACGAGCTTGGCAAGGTGGACGTTTTGCTGGTGCCGGTGGGGGGCACTTACACCGTGGACGCCGCTGGCGCCGCGCGGATTGTCGAGGCGATATCCCCTAAGGTGGTCATCCCGATGCATTACAAGACGGCTGCTGTCGGCCTCCCGATCGCAGGTGTCGACGGGTTCCTCGCGGGCTTTCACAATGTGGTAAGGGTGGGCTCGAACCAGATCGCGCTTCGCGCGGGGTCGCTGCCGCAGAGCACCACGGTGTACGTGCTGAACTACAAGTAGGGAACGGTCCGGACGTGGAAGGGAGCAAGGGACTTGGCAAAGTACGTGTTCGTAACGGGTGGAGTTGTGTCAGGCCTTGGCAAGGGGGTCACGGCTGCTTCCATCGGTCGGCTTCTCAAAAGCAGAGGTCTTAAGGTGACAGCGATAAAGCTGGATCCGTACATCAACGTCGATCCGGGTACAATGAGCCCATACCAGCACGGTGAGGTCTTCGTAACGGACGACGGCGCGGAGACCGACCTTGACCTCGGCCACTATGAAAGGTTCATCGACGTGGACCTTGGCAGGCTGAATAACGTCACGACCGGCATGATCTACTGGTCCGTGATAAGCCGCGAGCGGAGAGGCGATTTCCTCGGCGGGACTGTGCAGGTCATCCCACACATCACAAACGAGATCAAGTCCAGGATAACACGGGTAGGGAACGAATCCGGCGCGGACGTGGTGCTTGTCGAGGTAGGGGGGACAGTGGGTGACATCGAGGGCCTGCCCTTCCTGGAAGCCATAAGACAGCTTAGAAGCGACCTCGGACGCGAGAACGTGATGTACATCCATGTCACGTTGGTGCCGTACATCGGCGCTGTGGGGGAGCTCAAGACCAAGCCCACGCAGCACAGCGTGAAAGAGCTGCGGAGCATAGGCATTCAGCCCGACGTGATCGTGTGCCGGTCGGAGCGGCCGCTCTCAGACGATATCAAGTCAAAGATAGCGCTGTTTTGCGACATCGATAAACGGGCTGTGATCCCGGATGTGGATGCTGCAACGATCTACGAGGTTCCACTGATTTTCGAGCGGGAGGGGCTCGATGATATCGTCATCGACAGACTCAACCTGGGGGCGGTGGCAGGTCGGTCCGACCTTGCGGAATGGCGTGAGATGGTACACAGATTCTTGCATCCGAGGCGTCAGGTGACCATAGCCATCGTCGGCAAGTACGTGAGCCTCCCGGATGCATATCTAAGTGTGGTGGAGGCGCTCCGCCACGCCGGGATCGCGTACGACGCCGAAGTGAAAGTGGTGTGGGTTAACTCAGAGCATCTTGACGCTGAAAACGTGAAAAGAGAGCTCGAGCTGGCCGACGGGATTCTGGTCCCGGGCGGGTTTGGGTGCAGGGGCGTTGAAGGAAAGATCCTCGCGGCGGCCTATGCGAGGGAGAATAAAGTGCCTTACTTCGGCCTGTGCCTTGGCCTTCACTGCGCGGTCATTGAATTCGCACGCGCTGTGTGCGGGCTTGAAAGGGCTCACAGCTCTGAGTTCGATCCCGATACGCCTCACGCGGTAATAGATCTGCTGCCGGAGCAAAAGGAAATCGAAGGGATGGGCGGCACGATGAGGCTTGGGGCGTACCCGTGCCGGCTCGTGCCGGGCTCTATAGCGAGAGCCGCCTACGGGGAAGAGCTGGTGCATGAAAGGCATCGGCACAGGTTCGAGGTGAACAACGAATACATCGACGTTCTTCAGAGGGCTGGGCTACAAGCCACAGGGCTCTCTCCGGATGGGCGCCTGGTCGAGATAGTTGAGGCCAAGGATCACCCATGGTTTGTGGCTACTCAATTCCACCCGGAGTTCAAGTCCAGGCCGAATCGTCCGCACCCGCTGTTCAAGTCCTTTTTAGCTGCGGCCCTTGAGAGGGCGGCTGCTGGGCACAACGCGGCCCGGTGAGAAGGGAGCGAGTGCGCCGGGACAAGGCGGAAGGAATTCCCGTTTCCGTGGCGAATTGGCAGGGAGGGTGAGGGTCCACGATTCTATCCCCCGCGTGGCTTGTCTGAGCCTTTTTGCCCGGTGTTCGTCGAGGGGTGGGTGCCCCGATGTCTCGATATATCTCAAGGGGTATGCCCGGATTTTACGGAGTTCTCCTGGCAATGCTATAATACCGGTGTGTGACCAGGCCTTCATTGACGCTGCGTGTTGTCCCAGGCACCATAGTGTTGATGCTATCAACCTTTTCGCATGGTTTTCCAATTGTACCCCGCTGTAAGTTCCCTGTCGTGCGACGTTAACATGGGTGTCTCCCGTGGCGTGGCGTGGCGCGATCTCAAGGCGGAATAGCGTCCGGCTTGCCCGGCGGGAGAACCGAGAACGAACCACAACAGAATTCAGAATGAAAGGACTGGGTAGCTAGATGGCGCGAAACGGACAGGGTGTTCCTGATGAGCCTATGAACATAAGCGACCTGGAGGCAAAAACCATCCATGAGCTCTACGAGATCGCCAGAGACCTCGGGATCGCGAGCCCGACGAAACTGAGGAAGAAGGAATTGATCTTCGAAATCCTGAAGATGCGGGCCGAAAAGGAGGGCCTCATCTTCGCCGAAGGCATACTCGAGATAATGGCGGAGGGTTTCGGCTTTCTCAGGGTGGCGGGCCTCAATCCGAGTCCTGACGACATTTACGTGTCCCCTTCTCAGATCAGGCGGTTCGCCCTACGCACGGGCGATATGATATCAGGCCAGGTGAGGCCGCCTAAGGAGAGCGAGAAGTACTTCGCCTTGCTGCGGGTCGAGGCCGTGAACGGCACGGACCCTGAGATGGCTACCAAGAGGCTCTTTTTTGAGGACCTCACGCCGATATACCCCAACAACAGGCTGCGTTTGGAGACCACCTCGAAGGAGATCACCACTCGCATGATCGACCTCATCGCGCCGCTCGGCAAAGGGCAGCGTGGCCTCATAGTATCGCCTCCTAAGGCCGGCAAGACCACGGTGCTGAAGAAGATCGCAAATGCCATAACGGCCAATCACCCGGAGGTCGAGCTGCTCGTGCTCCTGGTCGACGAGCGTCCTGAGGAGGTCACTGACATGGAGAGGTCGGTGAAAGGCCTCGTGACGAGCTCGACGTTCGATCTCCCGCCGGAAAACCACATACGCGTGGCGGAGATGGTGCTCGAGCGCGCGAAGCGGCTGGTGGAGCACGGGAAGGACGTCGTGATCCTCATGGATAGCATCACGCGGCTTGCGCGGGCGTACAACCTGGTGGAGCCTCCGAGCGGGCGCACGCTATCCGGTGGCCTTGACCCGAACGCTCTTCGCAGCCCGAAGAGGTTCTTCGGCGCTGCGCGGAACATCGAGGAAGGGGGCAGCCTCACCATCCTGGCGACGGCGCTTGTAGAGACCGGCAGCCGTATGGATGACGTGATATACGAGGAGTTCAAGGGCACCGGCAACATGGAGCTTCATCTGGACCGAAAGCTCGCGGAACGACGCATATTCCCCGCTATCGACATCAACAGGTCCGGGACCCGCAAGGAAGAGCTGCTTTTGACCGAAGAGGAGCTCGATATGATGTACCTGCTGCGCCGCGCCATGGGCAACCTCGG is a genomic window of Bacillota bacterium containing:
- a CDS encoding arginine--tRNA ligase codes for the protein MLSNVAEDVRREIRAVVVRAIASSELATKVGECSAIEVPVELARDKSHGDFATTVAMVLAKRLGQPPRHIAEVIEASLRPLLRETRYVRQAEVAGPGFINFFLSRAWLEDAIRAVHAAGSAYGTSHVGAGKRVQVEFVSANPTGPMNVVNARAAAVGAALANVLKAVGYDVSTEYYINDAGNQVAVLGESVELRYRQLQGEHVDFPEKCYQGSYIIDIAREAAAEHGETLKAMTPVERTRFFREFALSRMLESQKRSLSRFGVDFDVWFSERKLVEGGAHQEMLRILRERGMVYEKDGAVWLCSTKFGDDKDRVLVKKDGEYTYLAGDIAYHKNKLDRGFDLVIDIWGPDHHGHVVPTRAGIQALGYPGERLEVLLLQFLSILSGGERVKMSKRAGEFVTMDELVDEVGRDAARYFMLMRNIESHLDFDLELAKRQSQENPVYYVQYAHARICSIFRQADENGVKWESESASETDLSRLEEEIELDIARKIAAYPDEVVTSAAERAPNRLAKYALDLAGLFHSFYNSCRVMSDDAGLTAARLALSGAVGIVLRNCLGILGISAPEKM
- a CDS encoding MBL fold metallo-hydrolase, giving the protein MIAKAMLASAVVLAAGCVLSDVVKAASGGQVTVRWYGHACFLITSSTGVKVLTDPFDATVGYPVPQVEADVVTSSHDHFDHNNVSAARGNPVVLKGKGRYEGAGIKVYPVASFHDTERGAKRGPNTIFVIEIDGIRIAHMGDIGHDLSRQQLDELGKVDVLLVPVGGTYTVDAAGAARIVEAISPKVVIPMHYKTAAVGLPIAGVDGFLAGFHNVVRVGSNQIALRAGSLPQSTTVYVLNYK
- a CDS encoding CTP synthase, encoding MAKYVFVTGGVVSGLGKGVTAASIGRLLKSRGLKVTAIKLDPYINVDPGTMSPYQHGEVFVTDDGAETDLDLGHYERFIDVDLGRLNNVTTGMIYWSVISRERRGDFLGGTVQVIPHITNEIKSRITRVGNESGADVVLVEVGGTVGDIEGLPFLEAIRQLRSDLGRENVMYIHVTLVPYIGAVGELKTKPTQHSVKELRSIGIQPDVIVCRSERPLSDDIKSKIALFCDIDKRAVIPDVDAATIYEVPLIFEREGLDDIVIDRLNLGAVAGRSDLAEWREMVHRFLHPRRQVTIAIVGKYVSLPDAYLSVVEALRHAGIAYDAEVKVVWVNSEHLDAENVKRELELADGILVPGGFGCRGVEGKILAAAYARENKVPYFGLCLGLHCAVIEFARAVCGLERAHSSEFDPDTPHAVIDLLPEQKEIEGMGGTMRLGAYPCRLVPGSIARAAYGEELVHERHRHRFEVNNEYIDVLQRAGLQATGLSPDGRLVEIVEAKDHPWFVATQFHPEFKSRPNRPHPLFKSFLAAALERAAAGHNAAR
- a CDS encoding transcription termination factor Rho — encoded protein: MNISDLEAKTIHELYEIARDLGIASPTKLRKKELIFEILKMRAEKEGLIFAEGILEIMAEGFGFLRVAGLNPSPDDIYVSPSQIRRFALRTGDMISGQVRPPKESEKYFALLRVEAVNGTDPEMATKRLFFEDLTPIYPNNRLRLETTSKEITTRMIDLIAPLGKGQRGLIVSPPKAGKTTVLKKIANAITANHPEVELLVLLVDERPEEVTDMERSVKGLVTSSTFDLPPENHIRVAEMVLERAKRLVEHGKDVVILMDSITRLARAYNLVEPPSGRTLSGGLDPNALRSPKRFFGAARNIEEGGSLTILATALVETGSRMDDVIYEEFKGTGNMELHLDRKLAERRIFPAIDINRSGTRKEELLLTEEELDMMYLLRRAMGNLGTAEMTELMLERLHHTKNNEEFRQLVVKSSFAENVRALNQ